In Pseudonocardia sp. C8, one genomic interval encodes:
- a CDS encoding sugar phosphate isomerase/epimerase — MTAAKIAGAPISWGVCEVPGWGYQLEPARVLAEMREVGLAATEFGPDGFLPDAPAAKAATLQQHGLHAVGGFTPTLLHVPGHDPLPGVGTLLAGYDAAHAGTLVLSADSGGTGYDSRPELDDAGWRLLLSNLDRITEYAATRGVSAVLHPHVGTMVETGDDVQRVLEGSRIPLCLDTGHLLIGGTDPAALARQAPERVAHTHLKDVDLGLARQVQDGRITYTEAVGKGMYRPLGEGDVDLDGVLSHLTARGYDGWHVLEQDTILHGPPTGEGPAADVHTSVVNLVAALRGS; from the coding sequence ATGACCGCAGCGAAGATCGCCGGTGCGCCTATCTCCTGGGGCGTGTGCGAGGTCCCGGGCTGGGGCTACCAGCTCGAGCCCGCCCGCGTCCTGGCCGAGATGCGCGAGGTCGGCCTGGCCGCGACCGAGTTCGGGCCGGACGGCTTCCTGCCCGACGCCCCCGCGGCGAAGGCCGCGACCCTGCAGCAGCACGGCCTGCATGCGGTCGGCGGGTTCACGCCGACGCTGCTGCACGTCCCCGGCCACGACCCGCTGCCCGGGGTCGGGACGCTGCTCGCCGGGTACGACGCCGCGCACGCCGGGACCCTCGTGCTCTCCGCCGACTCGGGCGGCACCGGCTACGACTCCCGCCCCGAGCTCGACGACGCGGGCTGGCGGCTGCTGCTGTCCAACCTGGACCGGATCACCGAGTACGCGGCGACCCGCGGCGTGTCCGCCGTGCTGCACCCGCACGTCGGCACCATGGTGGAGACCGGCGACGACGTGCAGCGGGTCCTGGAGGGTTCACGGATCCCGCTGTGCCTGGACACCGGCCACCTGCTGATCGGCGGGACCGACCCGGCCGCGCTGGCCCGGCAGGCGCCGGAGCGGGTCGCGCACACCCACCTCAAGGACGTCGACCTGGGCCTGGCCCGGCAGGTCCAGGACGGCCGGATCACCTACACCGAGGCCGTCGGCAAGGGCATGTACCGCCCGCTCGGCGAGGGCGACGTCGACCTCGACGGCGTGCTGTCCCACCTGACCGCCCGCGGCTACGACGGCTGGCACGTCCTGGAGCAGGACACGATCCTGCACGGCCCGCCGACCGGCGAGGGCCCGGCCGCGGACGTGCACACCAGCGTCGTGAACCTGGTGGCGGCGCTGCGCGGCTCGTGA